A window of the Cyanobacteriota bacterium genome harbors these coding sequences:
- a CDS encoding phosphoribosylanthranilate isomerase, with the protein MRIKICGITKPEQAAAIVQLGVTALGFICVPSSPRYVSTEQIQMILQALPQEWAVQTIGVVANRTIADISALVAATGLTGIQLHGTESPGFCQALRTALPRTELIKAIRIRSGEDLASAESYSPYVDALLLDAYHPHQLGGTGTTLDWQALQAFRPSRPWFLAGGLTPENIRIALGQLQPDGIDLSSGVEIAPGDKDVQRVASLMAQLG; encoded by the coding sequence ATGCGGATTAAAATTTGTGGCATTACCAAACCAGAGCAGGCTGCGGCGATCGTTCAACTTGGGGTTACTGCCTTGGGCTTTATCTGTGTGCCCTCGTCACCTCGCTACGTTTCTACGGAGCAAATTCAGATGATCTTACAGGCACTTCCCCAGGAGTGGGCTGTACAGACGATCGGTGTGGTAGCTAACCGCACGATCGCAGATATCAGCGCCCTAGTGGCAGCAACCGGACTAACAGGCATTCAACTGCATGGCACAGAATCTCCAGGGTTTTGCCAAGCACTACGGACAGCCCTGCCTCGCACAGAACTCATCAAGGCCATTCGCATACGCAGCGGAGAAGACTTGGCAAGTGCCGAGTCCTACAGTCCCTATGTGGATGCTCTGTTACTAGATGCTTACCATCCCCACCAGCTAGGTGGCACTGGTACCACGCTAGATTGGCAAGCCCTACAAGCATTTCGCCCCAGTCGTCCCTGGTTCCTTGCAGGTGGGCTAACACCAGAAAATATTCGCATAGCCTTGGGTCAACTCCAGCCTGATGGAATCGATCTCTCTAGTGGGGTAGAGATTGCCCCTGGTGACAAAGATGTGCAGCGGGTAGCTAGCCTGATGGCACAGCTTGGATGA
- the psaK gene encoding photosystem I reaction center subunit PsaK, producing the protein MLYSTLLLTTVPHTIPWSLNVAIVMIACNLVAIAIGRFAIQNAGQSMPLPIQGPFDRFGVPELLATTSFGHILGAGMILGLSNAGIL; encoded by the coding sequence ATGCTTTATTCCACCCTACTGTTAACCACTGTTCCCCACACAATTCCCTGGTCACTAAACGTAGCTATCGTCATGATTGCCTGCAACCTAGTAGCGATCGCCATCGGTCGTTTTGCCATTCAGAATGCCGGTCAGAGTATGCCTCTGCCGATTCAAGGCCCCTTCGATCGCTTCGGTGTTCCTGAGTTGCTAGCAACTACCAGCTTTGGGCATATTCTGGGTGCTGGCATGATCCTTGGTCTTAGCAACGCTGGCATCCTCTAG
- the cas5 gene encoding CRISPR-associated protein Cas5, with amino-acid sequence MIQHLYLDCPCTSFPRSFARDFKETYRYPPPSTVYGFLLSLVGEEDMTTHLGVRLAIGLIGEEPPISRIVRKQRHHKFDNGGPDHKRRVDKFGEGVYPTSQFSKPNHHELLTQLKVAIRVDSSEETATVKLTDRVAIALATPEQITRFGGLSLGESWAMVNGVRTYRETDGAIRWLIKDNRGLIGLPVWINRKTGRGTFQRFSWSNDWHEDCWVTIPKSVEPVPQANKSKRSTRKSKS; translated from the coding sequence TGTCCCTGCACTAGTTTTCCCCGTAGCTTCGCTAGAGACTTTAAGGAAACCTATCGCTACCCACCTCCCTCCACGGTCTATGGCTTTTTGCTGTCATTGGTGGGAGAAGAAGATATGACGACTCATTTGGGAGTTCGGCTAGCGATCGGCCTTATTGGTGAAGAACCACCGATTTCTCGTATTGTTCGCAAGCAACGCCACCATAAATTTGACAATGGCGGCCCCGATCATAAGAGACGAGTTGATAAATTTGGTGAAGGGGTTTATCCCACTAGTCAATTCTCCAAGCCCAACCACCACGAGTTACTCACACAGTTGAAAGTAGCTATTCGTGTTGATTCCAGTGAAGAAACAGCAACGGTGAAACTGACAGATCGAGTTGCAATCGCCCTTGCCACACCAGAGCAAATCACTCGCTTTGGAGGTCTGAGTCTAGGAGAATCCTGGGCCATGGTGAATGGGGTGAGAACTTATCGAGAAACTGACGGTGCCATTCGTTGGCTAATCAAAGACAATCGGGGGCTGATTGGCTTGCCTGTGTGGATTAACCGAAAAACGGGACGAGGTACCTTCCAACGATTTAGCTGGAGTAACGACTGGCACGAAGATTGCTGGGTGACTATTCCTAAATCTGTAGAGCCAGTACCCCAGGCTAACAAGAGTAAGCGATCAACTCGTAAATCCAAATCCTAG